DNA from Candidatus Hinthialibacter antarcticus:
TTCTCATTCGACTCGTTCATGCGCGGCGCATAGCGGCTCCGTTTATTTTCATGCGTATTGAATTCCAGGTGCGACGCCATGCCGATCAAGTCGCCGGCGCGGTCATTCATCAGCTGCGCCTCCATTGAAACGGGCCAAACTTTTTCGCCATCAGTCATGTGCAACAAGACGCCGCTGTTGCCCGGCTCTTTCGGCCATTGCCAGTCGAAGGTCAATATGTAATTGCTGAATTCTTTATCCGTCCGCAAAAAACCTTGCGGGACTCCCGTACAGTAGATCGCCCCATCTTTAGCTAACCAGGTTTCTTTGGGGTCCGCATTCGGGTCTTCCGACCACATCGTCCAACCGTCAAAGTTTTCTCCGTTAAATAACGAGACCGGCTCTGCTTTATAATCGCCTTCGATTGAGACGCTGCCAAACGGCAGACATTGCTCGAGCGCATTCTTCGCGCTCCAGGGCAGTTCCCCGCCCTCCATCAGAGTTGCTTGCGAATTGCCGACTCCGAGTTTTTTTGCGAGATCGCTGCCAGATTCATATTGGGCGAATAAGACTTCGCCGTAAAAGAAACGATCCCTGAGGAGGCGCCCGTTCATAATAGACAACATCGGGTTGCCGCCGTATTCATTGATGATCGTCACAATCATGATTTTTTTAGAAAAAAGGCCCATGAATTCATGATCGGAATTTTCAGAATAAAACACATGCTTGATAGATGAAGTTCCGTCTTCGTTGCTGGTGCTCCCTTTTACATTCCCGTCTTCATCAATCGACAATTCAATATCAAATAAGACCTCATTGGTCCCGTCTTGACCGAGAAGCGACGCGCTGCCTTTTCCTTCCCAGGTAAACGG
Protein-coding regions in this window:
- a CDS encoding DUF1080 domain-containing protein; translated protein: MQHWTKLLLLSFAAAVMLGAPCLAQDVQPPFTWEGKGSASLLGQDGTNEVLFDIELSIDEDGNVKGSTSNEDGTSSIKHVFYSENSDHEFMGLFSKKIMIVTIINEYGGNPMLSIMNGRLLRDRFFYGEVLFAQYESGSDLAKKLGVGNSQATLMEGGELPWSAKNALEQCLPFGSVSIEGDYKAEPVSLFNGENFDGWTMWSEDPNADPKETWLAKDGAIYCTGVPQGFLRTDKEFSNYILTFDWQWPKEPGNSGVLLHMTDGEKVWPVSMEAQLMNDRAGDLIGMASHLEFNTHENKRSRYAPRMNESNEKASGGWNQYEIICKDDTIELKVNGELQNKGSGVPLSKGYIGFQSEGLPIRLKNIQIKEID